From a region of the Neodiprion fabricii isolate iyNeoFabr1 chromosome 7, iyNeoFabr1.1, whole genome shotgun sequence genome:
- the LOC124186713 gene encoding protein kinase C isoform X1, with protein MFTGTVKVKICEASGLRATDKQRKFWQDEPPILDPYVLLDVDENQLDRSSTKPKTFDPVWNESFTHHVLDAGTLGLTVFHDAALPPDDFVANCSIRFEDLVHREDDAADFWVDLEPQGKLRIRIDLKWTNQEQQQPGCGSGGLGGGSGDTGGGSGVGAAIGGKEPRREFKERQGFNRRRGAMRRRVHQVNGHKFMATFLRQPTFCSHCGDFIWGFGKQGYQCQVCTCVVHKRCHESVVTVCPGMRDEVSVERTKFLEQKLNFSQGNVHIFQTTQSTQSQRFSVNVPHRFVVHSFKRFTFCEHCGSLLYGLIKQGLQCKVCHMSVHKRCQKNVANNCGINRRHLADLLNEMGISPDNKNKPARINYQSSSQSGGSGSSAPPNETFSEGVPASKLKEPTDSGSGPDTGYRKLGLEDFHFIKVLGKGSFGKVMLAERKGSPDEVYAVKVLKKDVIIQDDDVDCTMTEKRILALAAKHPFLTAIHSCFQTKDRLFFVMEYVNGGDLMFQIQRARKFDEARARFYAAEVTLALQFLHKHGVIYRDLKLDNILLDQEGHCKLADFGMCKEGIIEGVKTTTTFCGTPDYIAPEILQELQYGASVDWWALGVLMYEMMAGQPPFEAENEDDLFESILRDDVLYPVWLTKEAVAILKGFMTKNPAKRLGCVAANGGENAIRLHPFFRDMDWEALEARRLKPPFKPKIKNKKDAMNFDAEFTKEEPVLTPVNPEDLRCINQEEFKGFSFVNTDYNPARLAGE; from the exons ATGTTCACTGGCACGGTTAAGGTAAAAATATGCGAAGCATCTGGCCTGAGGGCAACGGATAAGCAGAGAAAATTCTGGCAAGACGAACCGCCGATTCTGGATCCCTATGTCCTTCTGGACGTCGACGAGAATCAGCTCGACCGCTCTTCGACCAAACCAAAGACCTTCGATCCTGTGTGGAACGAATCGTTCACGCACCATGTCCTGGATGCGGGGACGCTCGGGCTCACCGTTTTCCACGACGCAGCTCTGCCGCCCGATGATTTTGTGGCCAATTGCAGCATCAGATTCGAAGATCTGGTTCACCGAGAAGACGATGCAGCTGATTTCTGG GTCGACCTTGAGCCGCAAGGAAAACTGAGGATACGAATAGACCTGAAATGGACGAATCAAG AGCAACAACAACCTGGCTGCGGAAGCGGTGGGTTGGGCGGAGGGTCCGGAGACACAGGCGGCGGAAGCGGAGTAGGCGCAGCGATAGGAGGAAAAGAGCCGAGACGAGAGTTTAAAGAGCGACAAGGTTTCAATCGCAGAAGAGGGGCGATGCGAAGAAGGGTGCATCAAGTCAACGGGCATAAATTCATGGCGACTTTTCTGAGGCAGCCTACATTCTGCTCCCATTGTGGCGACTTTATATG GGGCTTCGGCAAGCAAGGGTATCAATGTCAAG TCTGCACATGTGTCGTTCACAAAAGATGTCACGAGTCCGTCGTCACTGTTTGTCCAGGCATGAGAGACGAAGTAAGTGTTGAACGAACCAAGTTCCTCGAACagaaactgaatttttctcaa GGAAACGTTCATATTTTTCAGACAACCCAGAGTACCCAGAGCCAAAGATTCAGTGTCAATGTTCCCCATCGCTTTGTCGTACACAGTTTCAAACGGTTCACATTCTGCGAACATTGCGGGTCTCTTCTGTACGGTCTTATAAAGCAAGGCCTACAATGCAAAG tctgCCATATGAGCGTGCACAAGAGATGTCAAAAGAATGTTGCAAACAATTGTGGTATCAACAGAAGGCATTTGGCTGATCTCTTGAACGAAATGGGAATCTCGCCGGACAATAAGAACAAACCGGCCAGGATCAACTACCAGTCATCGAGCCAATCTGGTGGCTCTGGGTCATCGGCTCCCCCGAACGAAACGTTCTCCGAAGGGGTGCCAGCCTCGAAATTGAAAGAACCGACTGACAGCGGAAGCGGCCCAGATACCGGCTACAGGAAGCTCGGGCtcgaagattttcatttcatcaaagTCCTTGGCAAAGGAAGCTTCGGCAAGGTAATGCTTGCCGAAAGAAAAGGGTCACCGGACGAAGTTTACGCCGTCAAAGTACTCAAGAAGGATGTCATCATCCAGGACGACGACGTCGACTGTACCATGACAGAGAAACGCATACTAGCTCTGGCAGCCAAGCATCCGTTTCTCACCGCCATACACAGCTGCTTTCAGACCAAAGATAGGCTCTTTTTCGTTATGGAATATGTCAATGGAG GTGATCTGATGTTCCAAATTCAAAGAGCTCGCAAGTTTGACGAGGCTCGTGCACGTTTTTATGCTGCCGAAGTTACGCTGGCATTACAATTTCTTCACAAGCACGGTGTGATATACCGGGATTTGAAATTGGACAATATATTGTTGGACCAAGAGGGGCATTGCAAACTTGCCGACTTCGGTATGTGTAAAGAGGGCATAATCGAAGGTGTCAAAACCACGACGACGTTCTGTGGCACCCCCGATTACATCGCGCCTGAGATACTTCAGGAACTGCAGTACGGCGCGAGTGTCGATTGGTGGGCGCTCGGCGTTCTTATGTACGAAATGATGGCCGGTCAGCCACCGTTCGAAGCTGAAAACGAGGACGATTTATTCGAGTCAATATTGAGAGACGACGTCCTTTATCCGGTATGGCTGACCAAGGAAGCTGTTGCCATTCTGAAGGGATTTATGACCAAGAATCCCGCCAAAAGATTGGGATGCGTCGCGGCTAACGGAGGCGAGAATGCCATACGACTTCATCCATTTTTCCGAGACATGGACTGGGAGGCGCTCGAAGCTCGCAGACTGAAGCCTCCTTTTAAACCGAAAATT aaaaacaaaaaggatGCAATGAACTTTGATGCCGAGTTCACGAAAGAAGAGCCGGTCTTGACACCGGTGAATCCTGAAGATTTACGCTGCATAAATCAGGAAGAATTCAAGGGATTCTCATTCGTTAACACAGACTACAATCCCGCAAGACTTGCGGGCGAATAA
- the LOC124186713 gene encoding protein kinase C isoform X2, whose protein sequence is MFTGTVKVKICEASGLRATDKQRKFWQDEPPILDPYVLLDVDENQLDRSSTKPKTFDPVWNESFTHHVLDAGTLGLTVFHDAALPPDDFVANCSIRFEDLVHREDDAADFWVDLEPQGKLRIRIDLKWTNQEQQQPGCGSGGLGGGSGDTGGGSGVGAAIGGKEPRREFKERQGFNRRRGAMRRRVHQVNGHKFMATFLRQPTFCSHCGDFIWGFGKQGYQCQVCTCVVHKRCHESVVTVCPGMRDEGNVHIFQTTQSTQSQRFSVNVPHRFVVHSFKRFTFCEHCGSLLYGLIKQGLQCKVCHMSVHKRCQKNVANNCGINRRHLADLLNEMGISPDNKNKPARINYQSSSQSGGSGSSAPPNETFSEGVPASKLKEPTDSGSGPDTGYRKLGLEDFHFIKVLGKGSFGKVMLAERKGSPDEVYAVKVLKKDVIIQDDDVDCTMTEKRILALAAKHPFLTAIHSCFQTKDRLFFVMEYVNGGDLMFQIQRARKFDEARARFYAAEVTLALQFLHKHGVIYRDLKLDNILLDQEGHCKLADFGMCKEGIIEGVKTTTTFCGTPDYIAPEILQELQYGASVDWWALGVLMYEMMAGQPPFEAENEDDLFESILRDDVLYPVWLTKEAVAILKGFMTKNPAKRLGCVAANGGENAIRLHPFFRDMDWEALEARRLKPPFKPKIKNKKDAMNFDAEFTKEEPVLTPVNPEDLRCINQEEFKGFSFVNTDYNPARLAGE, encoded by the exons ATGTTCACTGGCACGGTTAAGGTAAAAATATGCGAAGCATCTGGCCTGAGGGCAACGGATAAGCAGAGAAAATTCTGGCAAGACGAACCGCCGATTCTGGATCCCTATGTCCTTCTGGACGTCGACGAGAATCAGCTCGACCGCTCTTCGACCAAACCAAAGACCTTCGATCCTGTGTGGAACGAATCGTTCACGCACCATGTCCTGGATGCGGGGACGCTCGGGCTCACCGTTTTCCACGACGCAGCTCTGCCGCCCGATGATTTTGTGGCCAATTGCAGCATCAGATTCGAAGATCTGGTTCACCGAGAAGACGATGCAGCTGATTTCTGG GTCGACCTTGAGCCGCAAGGAAAACTGAGGATACGAATAGACCTGAAATGGACGAATCAAG AGCAACAACAACCTGGCTGCGGAAGCGGTGGGTTGGGCGGAGGGTCCGGAGACACAGGCGGCGGAAGCGGAGTAGGCGCAGCGATAGGAGGAAAAGAGCCGAGACGAGAGTTTAAAGAGCGACAAGGTTTCAATCGCAGAAGAGGGGCGATGCGAAGAAGGGTGCATCAAGTCAACGGGCATAAATTCATGGCGACTTTTCTGAGGCAGCCTACATTCTGCTCCCATTGTGGCGACTTTATATG GGGCTTCGGCAAGCAAGGGTATCAATGTCAAG TCTGCACATGTGTCGTTCACAAAAGATGTCACGAGTCCGTCGTCACTGTTTGTCCAGGCATGAGAGACGAA GGAAACGTTCATATTTTTCAGACAACCCAGAGTACCCAGAGCCAAAGATTCAGTGTCAATGTTCCCCATCGCTTTGTCGTACACAGTTTCAAACGGTTCACATTCTGCGAACATTGCGGGTCTCTTCTGTACGGTCTTATAAAGCAAGGCCTACAATGCAAAG tctgCCATATGAGCGTGCACAAGAGATGTCAAAAGAATGTTGCAAACAATTGTGGTATCAACAGAAGGCATTTGGCTGATCTCTTGAACGAAATGGGAATCTCGCCGGACAATAAGAACAAACCGGCCAGGATCAACTACCAGTCATCGAGCCAATCTGGTGGCTCTGGGTCATCGGCTCCCCCGAACGAAACGTTCTCCGAAGGGGTGCCAGCCTCGAAATTGAAAGAACCGACTGACAGCGGAAGCGGCCCAGATACCGGCTACAGGAAGCTCGGGCtcgaagattttcatttcatcaaagTCCTTGGCAAAGGAAGCTTCGGCAAGGTAATGCTTGCCGAAAGAAAAGGGTCACCGGACGAAGTTTACGCCGTCAAAGTACTCAAGAAGGATGTCATCATCCAGGACGACGACGTCGACTGTACCATGACAGAGAAACGCATACTAGCTCTGGCAGCCAAGCATCCGTTTCTCACCGCCATACACAGCTGCTTTCAGACCAAAGATAGGCTCTTTTTCGTTATGGAATATGTCAATGGAG GTGATCTGATGTTCCAAATTCAAAGAGCTCGCAAGTTTGACGAGGCTCGTGCACGTTTTTATGCTGCCGAAGTTACGCTGGCATTACAATTTCTTCACAAGCACGGTGTGATATACCGGGATTTGAAATTGGACAATATATTGTTGGACCAAGAGGGGCATTGCAAACTTGCCGACTTCGGTATGTGTAAAGAGGGCATAATCGAAGGTGTCAAAACCACGACGACGTTCTGTGGCACCCCCGATTACATCGCGCCTGAGATACTTCAGGAACTGCAGTACGGCGCGAGTGTCGATTGGTGGGCGCTCGGCGTTCTTATGTACGAAATGATGGCCGGTCAGCCACCGTTCGAAGCTGAAAACGAGGACGATTTATTCGAGTCAATATTGAGAGACGACGTCCTTTATCCGGTATGGCTGACCAAGGAAGCTGTTGCCATTCTGAAGGGATTTATGACCAAGAATCCCGCCAAAAGATTGGGATGCGTCGCGGCTAACGGAGGCGAGAATGCCATACGACTTCATCCATTTTTCCGAGACATGGACTGGGAGGCGCTCGAAGCTCGCAGACTGAAGCCTCCTTTTAAACCGAAAATT aaaaacaaaaaggatGCAATGAACTTTGATGCCGAGTTCACGAAAGAAGAGCCGGTCTTGACACCGGTGAATCCTGAAGATTTACGCTGCATAAATCAGGAAGAATTCAAGGGATTCTCATTCGTTAACACAGACTACAATCCCGCAAGACTTGCGGGCGAATAA
- the LOC124186713 gene encoding protein kinase C isoform X3, giving the protein MFTGTVKVKICEASGLRATDKQRKFWQDEPPILDPYVLLDVDENQLDRSSTKPKTFDPVWNESFTHHVLDAGTLGLTVFHDAALPPDDFVANCSIRFEDLVHREDDAADFWVDLEPQGKLRIRIDLKWTNQEQQQPGCGSGGLGGGSGDTGGGSGVGAAIGGKEPRREFKERQGFNRRRGAMRRRVHQVNGHKFMATFLRQPTFCSHCGDFIWGFGKQGYQCQVCTCVVHKRCHESVVTVCPGMRDETTQSTQSQRFSVNVPHRFVVHSFKRFTFCEHCGSLLYGLIKQGLQCKVCHMSVHKRCQKNVANNCGINRRHLADLLNEMGISPDNKNKPARINYQSSSQSGGSGSSAPPNETFSEGVPASKLKEPTDSGSGPDTGYRKLGLEDFHFIKVLGKGSFGKVMLAERKGSPDEVYAVKVLKKDVIIQDDDVDCTMTEKRILALAAKHPFLTAIHSCFQTKDRLFFVMEYVNGGDLMFQIQRARKFDEARARFYAAEVTLALQFLHKHGVIYRDLKLDNILLDQEGHCKLADFGMCKEGIIEGVKTTTTFCGTPDYIAPEILQELQYGASVDWWALGVLMYEMMAGQPPFEAENEDDLFESILRDDVLYPVWLTKEAVAILKGFMTKNPAKRLGCVAANGGENAIRLHPFFRDMDWEALEARRLKPPFKPKIKNKKDAMNFDAEFTKEEPVLTPVNPEDLRCINQEEFKGFSFVNTDYNPARLAGE; this is encoded by the exons ATGTTCACTGGCACGGTTAAGGTAAAAATATGCGAAGCATCTGGCCTGAGGGCAACGGATAAGCAGAGAAAATTCTGGCAAGACGAACCGCCGATTCTGGATCCCTATGTCCTTCTGGACGTCGACGAGAATCAGCTCGACCGCTCTTCGACCAAACCAAAGACCTTCGATCCTGTGTGGAACGAATCGTTCACGCACCATGTCCTGGATGCGGGGACGCTCGGGCTCACCGTTTTCCACGACGCAGCTCTGCCGCCCGATGATTTTGTGGCCAATTGCAGCATCAGATTCGAAGATCTGGTTCACCGAGAAGACGATGCAGCTGATTTCTGG GTCGACCTTGAGCCGCAAGGAAAACTGAGGATACGAATAGACCTGAAATGGACGAATCAAG AGCAACAACAACCTGGCTGCGGAAGCGGTGGGTTGGGCGGAGGGTCCGGAGACACAGGCGGCGGAAGCGGAGTAGGCGCAGCGATAGGAGGAAAAGAGCCGAGACGAGAGTTTAAAGAGCGACAAGGTTTCAATCGCAGAAGAGGGGCGATGCGAAGAAGGGTGCATCAAGTCAACGGGCATAAATTCATGGCGACTTTTCTGAGGCAGCCTACATTCTGCTCCCATTGTGGCGACTTTATATG GGGCTTCGGCAAGCAAGGGTATCAATGTCAAG TCTGCACATGTGTCGTTCACAAAAGATGTCACGAGTCCGTCGTCACTGTTTGTCCAGGCATGAGAGACGAA ACAACCCAGAGTACCCAGAGCCAAAGATTCAGTGTCAATGTTCCCCATCGCTTTGTCGTACACAGTTTCAAACGGTTCACATTCTGCGAACATTGCGGGTCTCTTCTGTACGGTCTTATAAAGCAAGGCCTACAATGCAAAG tctgCCATATGAGCGTGCACAAGAGATGTCAAAAGAATGTTGCAAACAATTGTGGTATCAACAGAAGGCATTTGGCTGATCTCTTGAACGAAATGGGAATCTCGCCGGACAATAAGAACAAACCGGCCAGGATCAACTACCAGTCATCGAGCCAATCTGGTGGCTCTGGGTCATCGGCTCCCCCGAACGAAACGTTCTCCGAAGGGGTGCCAGCCTCGAAATTGAAAGAACCGACTGACAGCGGAAGCGGCCCAGATACCGGCTACAGGAAGCTCGGGCtcgaagattttcatttcatcaaagTCCTTGGCAAAGGAAGCTTCGGCAAGGTAATGCTTGCCGAAAGAAAAGGGTCACCGGACGAAGTTTACGCCGTCAAAGTACTCAAGAAGGATGTCATCATCCAGGACGACGACGTCGACTGTACCATGACAGAGAAACGCATACTAGCTCTGGCAGCCAAGCATCCGTTTCTCACCGCCATACACAGCTGCTTTCAGACCAAAGATAGGCTCTTTTTCGTTATGGAATATGTCAATGGAG GTGATCTGATGTTCCAAATTCAAAGAGCTCGCAAGTTTGACGAGGCTCGTGCACGTTTTTATGCTGCCGAAGTTACGCTGGCATTACAATTTCTTCACAAGCACGGTGTGATATACCGGGATTTGAAATTGGACAATATATTGTTGGACCAAGAGGGGCATTGCAAACTTGCCGACTTCGGTATGTGTAAAGAGGGCATAATCGAAGGTGTCAAAACCACGACGACGTTCTGTGGCACCCCCGATTACATCGCGCCTGAGATACTTCAGGAACTGCAGTACGGCGCGAGTGTCGATTGGTGGGCGCTCGGCGTTCTTATGTACGAAATGATGGCCGGTCAGCCACCGTTCGAAGCTGAAAACGAGGACGATTTATTCGAGTCAATATTGAGAGACGACGTCCTTTATCCGGTATGGCTGACCAAGGAAGCTGTTGCCATTCTGAAGGGATTTATGACCAAGAATCCCGCCAAAAGATTGGGATGCGTCGCGGCTAACGGAGGCGAGAATGCCATACGACTTCATCCATTTTTCCGAGACATGGACTGGGAGGCGCTCGAAGCTCGCAGACTGAAGCCTCCTTTTAAACCGAAAATT aaaaacaaaaaggatGCAATGAACTTTGATGCCGAGTTCACGAAAGAAGAGCCGGTCTTGACACCGGTGAATCCTGAAGATTTACGCTGCATAAATCAGGAAGAATTCAAGGGATTCTCATTCGTTAACACAGACTACAATCCCGCAAGACTTGCGGGCGAATAA
- the LOC124186713 gene encoding protein kinase C isoform X5: MRDETTQSTQSQRFSVNVPHRFVVHSFKRFTFCEHCGSLLYGLIKQGLQCKVCHMSVHKRCQKNVANNCGINRRHLADLLNEMGISPDNKNKPARINYQSSSQSGGSGSSAPPNETFSEGVPASKLKEPTDSGSGPDTGYRKLGLEDFHFIKVLGKGSFGKVMLAERKGSPDEVYAVKVLKKDVIIQDDDVDCTMTEKRILALAAKHPFLTAIHSCFQTKDRLFFVMEYVNGGDLMFQIQRARKFDEARARFYAAEVTLALQFLHKHGVIYRDLKLDNILLDQEGHCKLADFGMCKEGIIEGVKTTTTFCGTPDYIAPEILQELQYGASVDWWALGVLMYEMMAGQPPFEAENEDDLFESILRDDVLYPVWLTKEAVAILKGFMTKNPAKRLGCVAANGGENAIRLHPFFRDMDWEALEARRLKPPFKPKIKNKKDAMNFDAEFTKEEPVLTPVNPEDLRCINQEEFKGFSFVNTDYNPARLAGE, translated from the exons ATGAGAGACGAA ACAACCCAGAGTACCCAGAGCCAAAGATTCAGTGTCAATGTTCCCCATCGCTTTGTCGTACACAGTTTCAAACGGTTCACATTCTGCGAACATTGCGGGTCTCTTCTGTACGGTCTTATAAAGCAAGGCCTACAATGCAAAG tctgCCATATGAGCGTGCACAAGAGATGTCAAAAGAATGTTGCAAACAATTGTGGTATCAACAGAAGGCATTTGGCTGATCTCTTGAACGAAATGGGAATCTCGCCGGACAATAAGAACAAACCGGCCAGGATCAACTACCAGTCATCGAGCCAATCTGGTGGCTCTGGGTCATCGGCTCCCCCGAACGAAACGTTCTCCGAAGGGGTGCCAGCCTCGAAATTGAAAGAACCGACTGACAGCGGAAGCGGCCCAGATACCGGCTACAGGAAGCTCGGGCtcgaagattttcatttcatcaaagTCCTTGGCAAAGGAAGCTTCGGCAAGGTAATGCTTGCCGAAAGAAAAGGGTCACCGGACGAAGTTTACGCCGTCAAAGTACTCAAGAAGGATGTCATCATCCAGGACGACGACGTCGACTGTACCATGACAGAGAAACGCATACTAGCTCTGGCAGCCAAGCATCCGTTTCTCACCGCCATACACAGCTGCTTTCAGACCAAAGATAGGCTCTTTTTCGTTATGGAATATGTCAATGGAG GTGATCTGATGTTCCAAATTCAAAGAGCTCGCAAGTTTGACGAGGCTCGTGCACGTTTTTATGCTGCCGAAGTTACGCTGGCATTACAATTTCTTCACAAGCACGGTGTGATATACCGGGATTTGAAATTGGACAATATATTGTTGGACCAAGAGGGGCATTGCAAACTTGCCGACTTCGGTATGTGTAAAGAGGGCATAATCGAAGGTGTCAAAACCACGACGACGTTCTGTGGCACCCCCGATTACATCGCGCCTGAGATACTTCAGGAACTGCAGTACGGCGCGAGTGTCGATTGGTGGGCGCTCGGCGTTCTTATGTACGAAATGATGGCCGGTCAGCCACCGTTCGAAGCTGAAAACGAGGACGATTTATTCGAGTCAATATTGAGAGACGACGTCCTTTATCCGGTATGGCTGACCAAGGAAGCTGTTGCCATTCTGAAGGGATTTATGACCAAGAATCCCGCCAAAAGATTGGGATGCGTCGCGGCTAACGGAGGCGAGAATGCCATACGACTTCATCCATTTTTCCGAGACATGGACTGGGAGGCGCTCGAAGCTCGCAGACTGAAGCCTCCTTTTAAACCGAAAATT aaaaacaaaaaggatGCAATGAACTTTGATGCCGAGTTCACGAAAGAAGAGCCGGTCTTGACACCGGTGAATCCTGAAGATTTACGCTGCATAAATCAGGAAGAATTCAAGGGATTCTCATTCGTTAACACAGACTACAATCCCGCAAGACTTGCGGGCGAATAA
- the LOC124186713 gene encoding protein kinase C isoform X4 encodes MRDEGNVHIFQTTQSTQSQRFSVNVPHRFVVHSFKRFTFCEHCGSLLYGLIKQGLQCKVCHMSVHKRCQKNVANNCGINRRHLADLLNEMGISPDNKNKPARINYQSSSQSGGSGSSAPPNETFSEGVPASKLKEPTDSGSGPDTGYRKLGLEDFHFIKVLGKGSFGKVMLAERKGSPDEVYAVKVLKKDVIIQDDDVDCTMTEKRILALAAKHPFLTAIHSCFQTKDRLFFVMEYVNGGDLMFQIQRARKFDEARARFYAAEVTLALQFLHKHGVIYRDLKLDNILLDQEGHCKLADFGMCKEGIIEGVKTTTTFCGTPDYIAPEILQELQYGASVDWWALGVLMYEMMAGQPPFEAENEDDLFESILRDDVLYPVWLTKEAVAILKGFMTKNPAKRLGCVAANGGENAIRLHPFFRDMDWEALEARRLKPPFKPKIKNKKDAMNFDAEFTKEEPVLTPVNPEDLRCINQEEFKGFSFVNTDYNPARLAGE; translated from the exons ATGAGAGACGAA GGAAACGTTCATATTTTTCAGACAACCCAGAGTACCCAGAGCCAAAGATTCAGTGTCAATGTTCCCCATCGCTTTGTCGTACACAGTTTCAAACGGTTCACATTCTGCGAACATTGCGGGTCTCTTCTGTACGGTCTTATAAAGCAAGGCCTACAATGCAAAG tctgCCATATGAGCGTGCACAAGAGATGTCAAAAGAATGTTGCAAACAATTGTGGTATCAACAGAAGGCATTTGGCTGATCTCTTGAACGAAATGGGAATCTCGCCGGACAATAAGAACAAACCGGCCAGGATCAACTACCAGTCATCGAGCCAATCTGGTGGCTCTGGGTCATCGGCTCCCCCGAACGAAACGTTCTCCGAAGGGGTGCCAGCCTCGAAATTGAAAGAACCGACTGACAGCGGAAGCGGCCCAGATACCGGCTACAGGAAGCTCGGGCtcgaagattttcatttcatcaaagTCCTTGGCAAAGGAAGCTTCGGCAAGGTAATGCTTGCCGAAAGAAAAGGGTCACCGGACGAAGTTTACGCCGTCAAAGTACTCAAGAAGGATGTCATCATCCAGGACGACGACGTCGACTGTACCATGACAGAGAAACGCATACTAGCTCTGGCAGCCAAGCATCCGTTTCTCACCGCCATACACAGCTGCTTTCAGACCAAAGATAGGCTCTTTTTCGTTATGGAATATGTCAATGGAG GTGATCTGATGTTCCAAATTCAAAGAGCTCGCAAGTTTGACGAGGCTCGTGCACGTTTTTATGCTGCCGAAGTTACGCTGGCATTACAATTTCTTCACAAGCACGGTGTGATATACCGGGATTTGAAATTGGACAATATATTGTTGGACCAAGAGGGGCATTGCAAACTTGCCGACTTCGGTATGTGTAAAGAGGGCATAATCGAAGGTGTCAAAACCACGACGACGTTCTGTGGCACCCCCGATTACATCGCGCCTGAGATACTTCAGGAACTGCAGTACGGCGCGAGTGTCGATTGGTGGGCGCTCGGCGTTCTTATGTACGAAATGATGGCCGGTCAGCCACCGTTCGAAGCTGAAAACGAGGACGATTTATTCGAGTCAATATTGAGAGACGACGTCCTTTATCCGGTATGGCTGACCAAGGAAGCTGTTGCCATTCTGAAGGGATTTATGACCAAGAATCCCGCCAAAAGATTGGGATGCGTCGCGGCTAACGGAGGCGAGAATGCCATACGACTTCATCCATTTTTCCGAGACATGGACTGGGAGGCGCTCGAAGCTCGCAGACTGAAGCCTCCTTTTAAACCGAAAATT aaaaacaaaaaggatGCAATGAACTTTGATGCCGAGTTCACGAAAGAAGAGCCGGTCTTGACACCGGTGAATCCTGAAGATTTACGCTGCATAAATCAGGAAGAATTCAAGGGATTCTCATTCGTTAACACAGACTACAATCCCGCAAGACTTGCGGGCGAATAA